A genomic window from Chloroflexota bacterium includes:
- a CDS encoding restriction endonuclease subunit S → MLASKDRWKVDFFRVSELSPITPTFDSIRLGNIVVEGRDSINPQSHPNDAFHYIGLENIQTLTGDVIGETRVLGKQVRSRSKVFRANNILYGRLRPYLNKVYLAQEPIAEGICSGEFYVLKPDYGKVMPNYLRAILASNYIQSHVGKWQTGSALPRLQLDDLLGIEIPLPPLSFQQQLDDLIVGEDKRRRTLQAELEKLPMEMAHQLTSALESGHM, encoded by the coding sequence ATGCTTGCATCCAAAGATCGCTGGAAGGTGGATTTCTTTCGGGTTAGTGAATTGTCGCCAATCACGCCAACTTTTGACTCGATTCGCTTGGGCAACATTGTGGTTGAAGGGCGCGATTCGATTAATCCCCAGTCGCACCCGAACGACGCCTTTCACTACATTGGTTTGGAGAACATTCAGACACTTACAGGTGATGTTATTGGCGAGACACGAGTGTTAGGAAAGCAAGTGCGTTCAAGGTCTAAGGTTTTCAGAGCGAACAACATTCTTTACGGAAGATTACGGCCGTATCTAAACAAGGTTTATTTGGCACAAGAGCCAATAGCAGAAGGGATCTGTTCTGGAGAATTTTACGTTCTGAAGCCCGATTACGGAAAGGTAATGCCGAACTATTTGCGAGCGATTCTGGCTTCGAATTACATTCAAAGCCATGTTGGAAAATGGCAGACGGGGTCGGCCTTGCCACGTCTGCAACTCGATGATCTGCTTGGTATAGAAATACCTCTACCACCACTTTCGTTTCAGCAACAACTCGATGATCTAATTGTTGGCGAAGACAAAAGGCGGCGTACTTTGCAAGCAGAGCTTGAAAAGTTGCCAATGGAAATGGCTCATCAACTGACCTCGGCCCTTGAAAGCGGGCATATGTGA
- a CDS encoding N-6 DNA methylase, whose protein sequence is MPKKNNGTYRKLGDQPTPYASENLDTRVWRNSNSREVNRMWILNEIFERYAYPKTWLDARIFFSEKTQNQESEAASFFGFCLLTLDSNPFMYVSVGERGEVELADHALRNMMLQNRTAGLGIATDGSANGTRFLRRRFDSDKCDYIPQLESYSKLSVNSRRGRRLGLLSERVENILFEAHSHIRDIDGLHPDESLDELCKVLIAKLYDENPGGERSPFRIDRMLYGSTEEFAATIRGIYDEANAHESEVHGTIVPKPRRTHGVFSLPIRLSSPATAKVAEVLQDYNLTKSDLDIKGRAFQKVLNAATRSGMGQYFTPDEVVRFIVRILSPSSNELVLDPFCGSGRFLSSCLKYVQRRVGSTNKKIVREFSDEKLHGIEKSDRMVRIAMAGMQLQGDGHTGIRCADSLLDFSNYSDLQPESFDVIMTNPPFGSVLGPEAVARLGSFALAMDRKRLPLEVLGLERCVEFLRPGGRIGIVLPDGLLANPGSKYVREWLATKVRIRSIVSLPIETFAPFGANVKTSILFARKWRHGEQREFDYGVNLVHVDNVGYDASGRPITGTELEATAIEVSRFLNEEGW, encoded by the coding sequence ATGCCAAAAAAGAACAACGGCACATACCGAAAACTTGGCGATCAGCCAACTCCATACGCATCGGAAAATCTCGATACTCGCGTGTGGCGCAATAGTAATTCGCGGGAAGTAAACCGAATGTGGATTCTTAATGAGATATTCGAGCGGTACGCCTATCCAAAAACTTGGCTCGATGCGAGAATTTTCTTCTCCGAAAAAACGCAGAATCAGGAAAGTGAGGCGGCATCATTCTTTGGATTCTGTCTCCTCACCCTGGACTCGAATCCTTTTATGTACGTTAGTGTCGGCGAGAGAGGGGAAGTTGAGCTTGCAGATCATGCGCTTCGCAACATGATGCTGCAAAACCGAACCGCGGGTCTCGGTATTGCCACAGATGGAAGTGCAAATGGCACACGCTTTCTTCGTCGTCGGTTTGACAGCGATAAGTGTGACTACATTCCTCAACTCGAATCATATTCCAAACTTTCAGTAAACTCGAGGCGGGGCCGTCGACTTGGGCTCCTTTCAGAGCGAGTCGAAAATATCCTTTTTGAGGCTCATAGTCACATTCGCGACATCGATGGATTACATCCTGACGAAAGCCTCGATGAACTCTGCAAAGTACTCATTGCAAAACTCTATGATGAGAATCCAGGGGGCGAGCGAAGCCCCTTTCGAATTGACAGGATGCTATATGGTTCTACAGAGGAATTTGCTGCGACAATTCGTGGTATTTACGATGAAGCAAACGCCCATGAGTCAGAAGTACACGGAACGATTGTTCCGAAGCCTCGCCGTACTCATGGGGTATTTAGTTTGCCAATTCGTCTCTCAAGTCCGGCAACAGCGAAGGTTGCAGAAGTATTACAGGACTACAATCTTACAAAATCCGACTTGGATATTAAGGGAAGGGCATTCCAAAAAGTCCTGAATGCTGCTACCCGATCGGGTATGGGGCAGTACTTTACCCCCGATGAGGTCGTGAGATTCATCGTCAGAATTCTGAGCCCCAGTAGCAACGAGCTCGTTCTGGATCCATTTTGCGGCTCTGGGCGTTTCTTGTCTTCGTGCCTCAAGTATGTGCAACGAAGAGTGGGATCGACAAATAAAAAGATTGTTCGCGAGTTCTCCGATGAGAAACTCCACGGTATTGAAAAGAGCGACCGTATGGTACGCATCGCAATGGCCGGCATGCAACTCCAGGGCGATGGGCATACAGGTATTCGGTGCGCCGACTCCCTATTGGATTTTTCGAACTACTCCGATCTTCAACCTGAATCGTTTGATGTAATTATGACAAACCCACCCTTTGGCTCTGTACTTGGTCCAGAAGCTGTTGCGCGCCTTGGCAGTTTTGCTCTAGCTATGGATCGAAAGAGACTGCCCCTTGAAGTACTTGGCCTAGAGAGGTGCGTCGAATTCCTCAGGCCAGGTGGGCGCATAGGTATAGTTTTGCCTGATGGTTTACTGGCAAACCCGGGTTCAAAATACGTTAGGGAGTGGCTGGCAACCAAAGTACGAATCCGGTCGATCGTCAGCCTTCCTATAGAGACGTTTGCGCCGTTTGGCGCTAATGTTAAGACTAGTATCTTGTTTGCGCGCAAATGGAGGCATGGTGAGCAACGAGAATTCGACTATGGAGTCAACTTGGTGCATGTTGATAACGTTGGTTATGACGCTTCTGGTAGGCCAATAACTGGCACAGAGCTCGAAGCAACGGCGATTGAAGTGAGTCGGTTTCTCAATGAAGAAGGCTGGTAA